The following DNA comes from Paraburkholderia phytofirmans PsJN.
GGACCGCAACGCGGCGACAAGGCCCGCGCCCGCGACATCTACCGCCATCCGAAAGAAACGCTGCAATTCTTCGAACTCGCGCCGTCGCAAAGCGTGCTGGAGATCGAACCCGGCGGCGGCTGGTACACGGATATCCTCGCGCCGTATCTGCGTGACCACGGCAAGCTCTATGAGGCGCAGTACGACGGCCCGCAGAGTGCGCCATCGGCGGAGGCACAGGCCAATCGGGCCGCGTTTGCCCACAAGCTGGCGGCCACGCCCGCCGTCTACGGCCATGTCGTGGTCGGCACGCTGCACGCCGGCCAGTTCAGCGGTTTTCCGGCCGATGCCAGCGTCGACGAAGTCCTGACCTTCCGCAACATCCATAACTGGATCAAGGACGGCCAGATCGACGCCAACCTGCGCGCGTTCTACGCGGCGCTCAAGCCAGGCGGCGTGCTCGGTGTCGAGGAACATCGCGCGGCGCCGGGCACCTCGCTGCAGCAGACCATCGACACCGGCTACGTGACGGAAGACTACGTCATTGAACATGCGCGCGCGGCGGGCTTCGAACTGTCCGGCAAGAGCGAAGTGAACGCTAACCCGCGCGACACCAAAAATTACCCGAACGGCGTCTGGTCACTGCCGCCAACCTTCGAAGGCGGCGACGTCGACCGGGCGAAATATGCGGCGATCGGCGAATCGGACCGCATGACCTTGCGCTTCGTGAAACCCGCGCATTGACGCCCGCCCCTCTCGATCCACAAGGGGACGGCGCTTGACGCCGTCCCGATAATATGGTCCTATTGCGCACTATGTACCGCGCCCAGACCATCCTATCGCTACTACTAGCCCCCTCTACCGGGCTAGGTCTGCTGCTGCGCGCTTCCATCT
Coding sequences within:
- a CDS encoding class I SAM-dependent methyltransferase, which encodes MDIMNPQPNLQARTLRAALAALTATLLLAACAGPSAATSSSTAASASASPALLDAAISGPQRGDKARARDIYRHPKETLQFFELAPSQSVLEIEPGGGWYTDILAPYLRDHGKLYEAQYDGPQSAPSAEAQANRAAFAHKLAATPAVYGHVVVGTLHAGQFSGFPADASVDEVLTFRNIHNWIKDGQIDANLRAFYAALKPGGVLGVEEHRAAPGTSLQQTIDTGYVTEDYVIEHARAAGFELSGKSEVNANPRDTKNYPNGVWSLPPTFEGGDVDRAKYAAIGESDRMTLRFVKPAH